In Sceloporus undulatus isolate JIND9_A2432 ecotype Alabama chromosome 7, SceUnd_v1.1, whole genome shotgun sequence, one DNA window encodes the following:
- the MYDGF gene encoding myeloid-derived growth factor, translating into MAAPRRVRSGRLWDGLLASAFFLQLFLSAAGADEASATAEFDVRPGGMVHSFSKSLGDYTCIFTYAAQGGTNEQWQMSMGISEDNLLFSCSVWRPQGKSYLFFTQFKADVKGAKIEYAMAYSTAASGGQNDIPLKEEEFQVTETAVTHKEGKFRAELSKLLIVAKTAHDEL; encoded by the exons atggcggcgcccaggaGAGTCCGTAGCGGAAGGCTGTGGGACGGTTTGCTGGCCTCCGCGTTCTTCCTCCAGCTCTTCCTTTCGGCGGCCGGGGCGGATGAAGCTTCCGCCACGGCCGAGTTCGACGTGAGGCCCGGCGGCATGGTCCACTCGTTTTCCAAGAGCCTG GGAGACTATACCTGCATTTTTACCTACGCTGCTCAAGGTGGGACCAATGAG caATGGCAGATGAGCATGGGCATCAGTGAAGACAACTTGCTGTTTTCTTGTTCGGTCTGGAG GCCCCAGGGGAAGTCTTATCTCTTCTTTACACAGTTCAAAGCCGATGTAAAAGGAGCAAAGATAGAGTACGCCATGGCCTAT TCCACAGCTGCATCTGGAGGACAGAATGACATCCCCTTAAAGGAAGAGGAATTTCAAGTGACCGAAACAGCAG TGACCCACAAGGAGGGCAAATTCCGGGCAGAGCTTTCCAAACTGCTCATCGTAGCCAAGACAGCTCATGATGAGCTATGA